In the Ctenopharyngodon idella isolate HZGC_01 chromosome 4, HZGC01, whole genome shotgun sequence genome, one interval contains:
- the kera gene encoding keratocan — translation MSRLNLTMEWLMVAFVALLSASQVHSDEVPYEHMISQLHACPKECHCPPSFPNAVYCDNRGLKRIPVIPPYTWYLYLQNNLIDVLSADALRNATQLRWINLNRNKITSEGLEADALKAMSNLVHFYMEDNLLTSIPSPLPAKLEQLRLSRNRISKIPAGVFSGMDHLTLLDLQGNKLQDDAVTEVSLKGLNSLIQINLAKNQLNSMPLGLPPTTTQIFLDGNNIEKIPAEYFKGLPKVMSLRLNRNKLANGGIPKNVFNLSSILDLQLSHNQLTEVPVISSGLEHLHLDHNKIKSVNSSDICPPGALDDYLDENGPRLRYLRLDGNEIKPPIPRELMMCFRLLRAIVI, via the exons ATGAGCAg GTTAAACCTAACCATGGAGTGGCTCATGGTTGCATTTGTGGCCCTACTTTCGGCCAGCCAAGTCCACTCTGATGAAGTTCCCTACGAGCACATGATCTCTCAGCTCCATGCATGTCCTAAAGAGTGCCACTGCCCTCCAAGCTTCCCAAACGCTGTTTACTGTGACAACAGGGGTCTAAAACGCATACCTGTCATCCCTCCCTATACCTGGTACTTGTACCTCCAGAACAATCTCATTGATGTACTCTCAGCTGATGCTCTGCGCAATGCCACACAGCTTAGGTGGATCAACCTCAACCGCAACAAAATCACAAGCGAAGGCTTGGAGGCTGACGCTCTGAAGGCTATGTCTAACCTTGTACACTTCTACATGGAAGACAACTTGCTGACTTCCATTCCATCTCCTCTGCCTGCCAAATTAGAGCAGTTACGGCTGTCCCGAAACAGAATCTCAAAGATCCCAGCCGGTGTCTTCTCTGGAATGGACCATCTCACCTTGCTGGATCTGCAAGGTAACAAGCTACAGGATGATGCAGTAACTGAGGTCAGTCTGAAAGGCCTCAACAGCCTGATCCAGATCAATTTAGCAAAGAATCAGCTAAACAGCATGCCCCTCGGCCTACCACCCACAACCACACAGATCTTTTTGGATGGCAACAACATTGAGAAGATTCCGGCTGAGTACTTCAAGGGTCTTCCGAAAGTGATGTCTCTCAGGCTCAACCGCAATAAGCTGGCTAATGGAGGTATCCCAAAAAACGTGTTTAACCTTTCCAGCATCCTTGATCTACAGCTTTCTCACAACCAGCTCACAGAGGTGCCCGTTATCTCTTCTGGCCTTGAGCACCTGCATCTGGATCACAATAAGATCAAGA GTGTGAATAGCTCTGACATCTGTCCACCTGGTGCACTTGACGATTACCTTGATGAGAATGGTCCGCGTCTTCGTTACCTTCGCCTTGATGGTAATGAGATCAAACCCCCCATTCCACGAGAGCTGATGATGTGTTTCCGTCTCCTCAGGGCTATTGTCATATGA